A window of Gemmatimonadota bacterium contains these coding sequences:
- a CDS encoding SAM-dependent chlorinase/fluorinase yields the protein MASPDRERLNAMARITLLTDFGGRDGYVGAMKGIMASIYPGVIVDDVSHDLAQGDVASASLALGRYWDRYPSGTVHLVVVDPGVGTERRALAAEVDRRLVVAPDNGVLSHVLGAAKQARIVEIVNRDYILPEPGHTFHGRDIFAPAAAYLARGIPISRLGPPIEDPVRIEEPKVQVEEEAIVGRVIALDHFGNLLTNLSGGTLAEADEVEVKGRTIPVAKTYGEVAPRELAALINSDGCLEVAARDSSAAELLEAGVGTPVRIRRPRGGTSRPGVAPA from the coding sequence GTGGCGTCCCCGGACCGCGAGCGCCTGAACGCGATGGCGCGAATCACTCTCCTCACGGACTTCGGCGGGCGCGACGGATACGTCGGCGCGATGAAGGGGATCATGGCTTCGATCTACCCCGGCGTCATCGTGGACGATGTGAGCCACGACCTCGCCCAGGGGGACGTGGCGAGCGCTTCCCTCGCGCTCGGTCGCTACTGGGACCGGTATCCGAGCGGGACGGTGCACCTGGTCGTCGTGGACCCAGGCGTCGGCACGGAGCGGCGCGCCCTCGCGGCGGAGGTGGACCGCCGCCTCGTCGTCGCTCCGGACAACGGAGTATTGAGCCATGTCCTCGGCGCCGCCAAGCAGGCGAGGATCGTGGAGATCGTGAATCGCGATTACATCCTCCCCGAGCCCGGCCACACCTTCCACGGAAGGGATATCTTCGCTCCCGCCGCGGCCTACCTCGCGCGAGGGATTCCGATCTCGCGGCTCGGACCGCCGATCGAGGATCCGGTCCGGATCGAGGAGCCCAAGGTCCAAGTGGAGGAAGAGGCGATCGTCGGGCGCGTGATCGCCCTCGACCACTTCGGAAACCTCCTGACGAACCTCTCCGGGGGGACGCTCGCCGAGGCCGACGAAGTAGAAGTGAAGGGGAGGACGATCCCCGTTGCGAAGACGTACGGCGAGGTGGCGCCCCGTGAGCTCGCCGCCCTCATCAACTCCGACGGGTGTCTCGAGGTCGCCGCGCGCGACAGCTCCGCGGCGGAGCTCCTGGAAGCGGGGGTGGGGACGCCGGTGCGCATAAGACGACCCCGGGGCGGAACATCCCGCCCCGGGGTCGCACCTGCATGA
- a CDS encoding P-loop NTPase, with protein MSAETLKDSVVQALSRVRHPSTGEDVVSGGRVQDLVVDDGGMVRFAFLLRTEDPGSLVKEARAAVEAVEGVSGVKVNLQLPRTAGAPAAAASPPPRGHGGLKPGSVPAPTPKPGILSDVDHIVAVSSGKGGVGKSMVASNLAAALAKEGLRVGLLDADIYGPNIPRMFGETRRPKVMGEKGKEMIEPLEAHGVRLMSLGFLLEEEQPAIMRGPLISGILKQFLEQVSWGPLDFLIVDMPPGTGDAQLSLVQTIDLDGAVMVTTPQAVSVGDVRRGVKMFERVNTRVLGIVENMGILACPHCHQEVDVFGSDGGERLAREMGLPFLASVPLDPAVRRAGDAGTPTVLSAPGSPAGKALLELAGRVFREVAAPAGQGG; from the coding sequence ATGTCGGCGGAAACCCTGAAGGACTCGGTGGTTCAGGCGTTGAGCCGGGTGAGGCATCCCTCGACCGGTGAAGACGTGGTCAGCGGCGGCCGCGTTCAGGACCTGGTGGTGGACGATGGGGGAATGGTCCGCTTCGCCTTCCTCCTCCGCACGGAGGACCCCGGTTCGCTCGTCAAAGAGGCGCGCGCCGCCGTCGAAGCTGTCGAGGGCGTCTCCGGCGTCAAGGTGAATCTCCAACTCCCGCGGACCGCTGGGGCGCCCGCGGCCGCGGCGAGTCCGCCGCCACGCGGTCACGGCGGTCTCAAGCCCGGGTCGGTTCCCGCGCCCACGCCGAAGCCGGGAATCCTTTCCGACGTGGACCACATCGTCGCCGTCTCCTCCGGGAAGGGCGGCGTCGGGAAGTCCATGGTCGCGTCGAATCTCGCGGCGGCGCTCGCCAAGGAAGGGCTCCGCGTGGGGCTCCTGGACGCCGACATTTACGGACCCAACATTCCCCGGATGTTCGGAGAGACACGGCGCCCCAAGGTCATGGGAGAGAAGGGAAAGGAGATGATCGAACCGCTCGAGGCCCACGGGGTTCGCCTCATGAGCCTTGGATTCCTTCTCGAGGAAGAGCAGCCCGCCATCATGCGGGGGCCGCTCATCTCCGGAATCCTGAAGCAGTTTCTGGAGCAGGTCTCATGGGGACCGCTCGACTTTTTGATCGTGGACATGCCGCCGGGAACGGGGGACGCCCAGCTCTCGCTCGTGCAGACGATAGATCTGGACGGGGCCGTCATGGTGACGACGCCTCAAGCGGTATCGGTAGGGGATGTGCGCCGAGGAGTGAAGATGTTCGAGCGGGTGAACACACGCGTCCTGGGAATCGTCGAAAACATGGGGATCCTCGCCTGTCCGCATTGCCACCAAGAAGTGGATGTCTTCGGATCGGACGGAGGCGAGCGGCTGGCCCGCGAGATGGGCCTACCCTTCCTTGCCTCCGTGCCCCTCGACCCCGCCGTGCGGCGCGCGGGAGACGCGGGGACGCCGACGGTCCTCTCCGCTCCCGGCTCTCCCGCGGGGAAGGCGCTCCTGGAGCTGGCCGGCCGGGTCTTCAGGGAAGTTGCCGCGCCGGCGGGCCAGGGGGGCTGA
- a CDS encoding NifU family protein: protein MSKEREILQVLDQIRPALHADGGDVEFLGYDETDGIVHLRLMGACESCPISMLTLKEGIEKRLRSTVPEITEVLAI, encoded by the coding sequence ATGTCCAAGGAACGCGAGATCCTGCAGGTTCTGGATCAGATCCGTCCCGCCCTCCACGCGGACGGAGGGGACGTCGAGTTCCTCGGCTATGACGAAACCGACGGCATCGTCCACCTCCGGCTCATGGGGGCATGCGAGTCTTGCCCCATCTCGATGCTGACCCTCAAGGAGGGAATCGAGAAGCGGCTTCGGAGCACGGTCCCGGAGATTACGGAAGTCCTCGCCATCTGA
- a CDS encoding carbohydrate kinase family protein, producing the protein MPDPDSAPAPERLLGVVGTLVWDTIYQRDGRNEPIEEWGGIGYALEALSLSLPAEWRIVPLLKVGRDLSEEAFRFLRSIPRVHPEPGVEVVPQPNNRVELRYSGQIREAERLSGGVPPWVWTELGPRAAQCDALYVNFISGFEMELETAVTLRERFRGPTYADLHSLFLGIGRQGDRIPRPLPQWAEWLRCWDAVQMNETEFELLGRAQGDPWALAAGIVGPQLKLVAVTLGARGAAYVAGAGFRPDPFTWSATRGSLAVPGPARSAKIEGEKDFETGDPTGCGDVWGATLFARLLGGDSLEEAMGTANRIAARNLRYRGARGLGAYLAGRLDVGEAGR; encoded by the coding sequence ATGCCTGACCCCGACTCGGCGCCCGCTCCGGAACGTCTCCTCGGCGTCGTGGGGACGCTCGTGTGGGACACGATCTACCAGCGGGACGGACGGAACGAGCCGATCGAGGAGTGGGGTGGAATCGGGTACGCTCTGGAGGCGCTCTCCCTTTCACTTCCCGCGGAGTGGCGGATCGTCCCTCTCCTCAAGGTCGGCCGCGACCTCTCCGAGGAGGCCTTCCGTTTCCTCCGCTCCATTCCCCGCGTCCACCCCGAGCCAGGAGTGGAGGTCGTCCCCCAGCCCAACAATCGGGTCGAGCTCCGGTACTCGGGCCAGATTCGGGAGGCCGAGCGTCTCAGTGGGGGCGTTCCCCCCTGGGTTTGGACCGAGCTCGGGCCTCGGGCGGCCCAATGTGACGCCCTTTATGTAAACTTCATCTCGGGCTTCGAGATGGAGCTCGAGACGGCGGTCACGCTGCGGGAACGATTTCGCGGACCGACCTATGCCGATCTCCATTCGCTTTTTCTCGGAATCGGGCGGCAAGGTGATCGGATCCCACGTCCCCTTCCGCAATGGGCGGAGTGGCTCCGCTGCTGGGACGCGGTGCAGATGAACGAAACCGAATTCGAGCTCCTCGGGCGCGCCCAGGGAGATCCCTGGGCCCTCGCCGCCGGGATCGTGGGGCCCCAGCTCAAGCTGGTGGCCGTGACGCTCGGGGCGAGGGGCGCCGCTTACGTCGCCGGGGCGGGCTTCCGACCGGATCCCTTCACCTGGTCCGCGACCCGGGGGAGTCTCGCGGTCCCCGGCCCGGCCCGAAGCGCGAAGATCGAAGGGGAGAAGGACTTCGAGACGGGGGACCCGACCGGGTGCGGCGACGTCTGGGGCGCGACCCTCTTCGCGCGTCTCCTCGGGGGAGATTCTCTCGAAGAAGCGATGGGGACCGCGAATCGGATTGCCGCGCGAAACCTCCGCTACCGCGGGGCTCGTGGCCTCGGTGCCTACCTTGCGGGGCGGTTGGACGTGGGAGAGGCGGGACGATGA
- the lepA gene encoding translation elongation factor 4, whose product MRTSNIRNFCIVAHIDHGKSTLADRLLEATGTLDSRDMRAQVLDSNELERERGITIKLHAVRMRYRGKGGEEYDLNLIDTPGHVDFTYEVSRSLAACEGALLVVDASQGIQAQTLSNLFLALDAGLEIIPVLNKIDLPGAEPERRRAEVAELLGVDPESVLLASAKEGKGIEAILEAVVERVPPPRGDPDAPLRALIFDSYYDQYLGAVPAIRVVDGTLRIGMTIAFGSHSETYQVTEVGVQQLKRVPRPELGPGDVGYVVAAIKEVSHTRPGDTILDAGHRADELLPGYKEVRPMVFAGLYPTDADDYEELRDALDRLKLNDASLNFEPETSAALGFGFRCGFLGLLHMEIIQERLDREFGVQLITTVPNVEYHVRLTNGELIHVETPTKLPDRSAIESVSEPIVRARILCPAEYIGNVQKLAHERRGTFRGMHYLDRERVELDYDLPLAEIILDFYDRLKGGTRGYAAFDYEFLEYRPDELVRLDILVNGDPVDAFSVIIHRDKAEQYGRELVKKLRELIPRQQYQVALQATIGTRVVARENIRPVRKDVTAKCYGGDITRKRKLLEKQKEGKRRMKQVGSVEIPQEAFLAVLSLDA is encoded by the coding sequence GTGCGCACTTCGAACATCCGCAACTTTTGCATCGTCGCGCACATCGACCACGGGAAATCCACCCTCGCGGATCGGCTCCTCGAAGCCACGGGAACGCTCGACTCGCGCGACATGCGCGCCCAGGTGCTCGATTCGAACGAGCTCGAGCGGGAGCGGGGAATCACCATCAAGCTCCACGCGGTGCGGATGCGTTATCGGGGGAAGGGGGGGGAGGAATACGACCTCAACCTGATAGACACTCCCGGGCATGTGGACTTCACCTACGAGGTCTCTCGGTCGCTCGCCGCCTGTGAAGGCGCCCTCCTCGTCGTGGACGCGAGTCAGGGGATCCAGGCCCAGACGCTCTCGAACCTCTTCCTGGCGCTGGACGCCGGTCTCGAGATCATCCCGGTCCTGAACAAGATCGACCTGCCGGGCGCCGAGCCGGAGCGCCGGCGTGCCGAGGTGGCCGAGCTCCTCGGGGTGGATCCGGAGTCCGTCCTCCTCGCGTCGGCGAAGGAGGGGAAGGGAATCGAGGCGATCCTCGAGGCGGTCGTAGAGCGGGTCCCGCCACCTCGAGGCGATCCGGACGCACCCCTTCGCGCCCTCATCTTCGATTCATACTACGACCAGTATCTTGGAGCCGTCCCCGCGATCCGCGTCGTGGACGGGACCCTTCGCATCGGCATGACGATCGCCTTCGGCTCTCACTCCGAGACCTACCAGGTGACGGAGGTCGGGGTGCAACAGCTCAAGCGCGTCCCGCGCCCGGAGCTCGGTCCCGGGGACGTAGGCTACGTCGTCGCCGCCATCAAGGAGGTGTCGCACACCCGCCCCGGCGACACGATTCTGGACGCCGGCCATCGCGCGGACGAGCTCCTTCCCGGCTACAAAGAAGTGCGCCCCATGGTTTTCGCCGGGCTCTACCCCACGGACGCCGACGACTACGAAGAGCTCCGCGACGCCCTCGATCGCCTCAAGCTCAACGACGCCTCCCTCAACTTCGAGCCGGAGACCTCGGCCGCGCTCGGATTCGGCTTCCGCTGCGGCTTTCTCGGACTCCTCCATATGGAGATCATCCAGGAACGACTCGATCGCGAGTTCGGGGTTCAGCTCATCACGACGGTGCCGAACGTGGAGTACCACGTGCGGCTGACGAACGGGGAGCTGATCCACGTCGAGACGCCGACGAAGCTCCCCGACCGGAGCGCCATCGAAAGCGTCTCCGAGCCGATCGTTCGCGCGCGCATCCTCTGTCCCGCGGAATACATCGGCAACGTCCAGAAGCTGGCCCACGAACGGCGCGGCACTTTTCGAGGCATGCACTATCTGGACCGCGAGCGGGTGGAATTGGACTACGACCTCCCACTCGCCGAGATCATCCTCGACTTCTACGACCGGCTGAAGGGGGGGACGCGCGGTTATGCGGCCTTCGACTACGAGTTCCTCGAGTACCGCCCGGACGAGCTGGTGCGCCTCGACATCCTCGTGAACGGTGATCCTGTGGACGCTTTTTCGGTGATCATCCACCGTGACAAGGCCGAACAATACGGGAGGGAGCTCGTCAAGAAGCTGCGCGAGCTGATTCCGCGCCAGCAGTACCAGGTGGCGCTCCAGGCCACGATCGGGACCCGGGTCGTGGCCCGGGAGAACATCCGTCCCGTGCGAAAGGACGTCACCGCGAAGTGTTATGGTGGGGACATCACCCGGAAGCGGAAGCTTCTGGAGAAGCAGAAGGAAGGAAAGCGGAGAATGAAGCAGGTGGGCTCCGTCGAGATTCCGCAGGAGGCCTTCCTCGCGGTACTCTCTCTCGATGCCTGA
- a CDS encoding DUF4384 domain-containing protein, producing the protein MRIGSATFAVTAALLLGSPAEGMVQRPADARARDAMETRIWLDRGADPVLQGGDRVRVYYRASRDAFVALFHLNTDGVLRLLFPAGLDEPLKVRAGQDYRLLFQNSTDWEVAEAPGVGYFFALASESPLDFAGVDIPARTEEWATLARVGAPVREDPYVILDGVTTALAPDRTRGSMAVDLAAYHVGQAYSYPRFLCYNCHTAEPFERWNPYQQACLSYRVIIYNDPYFYAATRYQGSRALYPLPPNPGQSQFAFKARVPGESGAPLVHARTGPTDAAAALLIPRGTTSAGPQPPLGVFSPPSSVLPGASPAAGDPLGTGPETPQGRPTLERRSRGSPDSPPR; encoded by the coding sequence ATGCGGATCGGATCGGCCACCTTCGCGGTCACGGCCGCCCTCCTTCTGGGGAGCCCGGCCGAAGGCATGGTGCAGCGCCCCGCCGATGCGCGCGCGCGCGACGCCATGGAGACGCGGATCTGGCTGGATCGAGGGGCCGATCCGGTCCTCCAGGGCGGGGACCGGGTTCGGGTCTACTACCGGGCATCCCGGGATGCCTTCGTCGCCCTCTTCCATCTGAACACGGATGGGGTCCTCAGGCTCCTCTTCCCGGCCGGGCTGGACGAGCCTCTCAAAGTGAGGGCCGGCCAGGACTACCGGCTCCTCTTCCAGAATTCTACCGACTGGGAGGTCGCGGAGGCTCCCGGGGTCGGGTATTTCTTCGCGCTCGCCTCCGAAAGCCCGCTCGATTTCGCCGGCGTGGACATCCCGGCGAGGACGGAGGAATGGGCGACCCTCGCAAGGGTCGGAGCGCCCGTCCGGGAGGACCCGTACGTGATTCTCGACGGGGTCACGACCGCGCTCGCACCGGATCGCACGCGGGGAAGCATGGCGGTGGACCTCGCGGCTTACCACGTCGGGCAGGCGTACTCCTACCCCCGCTTCCTCTGTTACAACTGCCACACGGCCGAACCCTTCGAGCGGTGGAACCCGTACCAACAGGCCTGCCTTTCTTACCGGGTCATCATCTATAACGACCCCTATTTCTACGCGGCCACGCGTTACCAGGGGAGCCGCGCGCTTTATCCGCTCCCCCCGAATCCGGGACAATCGCAGTTCGCCTTCAAGGCGCGAGTGCCCGGGGAGTCGGGGGCGCCGCTCGTTCACGCGCGCACCGGACCCACGGACGCGGCTGCGGCCCTTCTCATCCCCCGCGGGACGACCTCCGCCGGGCCACAGCCGCCTCTCGGCGTCTTCTCGCCCCCTTCGAGCGTCCTGCCGGGCGCGTCTCCGGCCGCCGGAGATCCTCTCGGAACCGGACCCGAAACGCCTCAGGGGCGCCCCACTCTGGAGCGCCGCTCCAGGGGATCGCCGGATTCGCCTCCCCGTTAA